The Lycium ferocissimum isolate CSIRO_LF1 chromosome 8, AGI_CSIRO_Lferr_CH_V1, whole genome shotgun sequence DNA segment GatcttatatttaaaaaatgaaactaatTTCTATCTTCCCATCTTTTTTATATAGTTCAAGTAGTTTTTCCGTCCGCTCCGCCAAAATTTTTGCCTGGCTAGCTAATTTTTGGCACTAGCTTTCATGCCTCGCGCGTTCAGCTCCTGCTTTGATGTCCTTCGGTAATTGGACATAAGTCTCTATAGGAATGTCTAGAGAAAAACGATTTGAaacgttgaaaactagacttcaaGGGGCTACAACTTCCATTAAGGAGTTATGTCCAAATTGGTTATATTTTGCGAGGtgtatatatttgaagttaGGTCTTGTGTCGCTTGTGTGGAACTTTAGCTTGTTGCGTTGTTCCCAACTTGTCTTGGCTATAAGGCTTTCCATAGTCCGTAACTCACTTCTATAACACTTTATTCTCCTATCATCATGTTCCAATCATTCATATGTCCTCGTGCAAGTTCCTCACACCTCGATTTATCtttattatttgttttaaatCAGAATTAACTACGACATTATAATTTACAGACCTATATATGAACCAATGAGTTTTTGTTAGCAAGTGGTGTCATTAATTGTAGCAACTTATAACTTTTTGATTATTTATATAGTTTATACTATTTAATAAAATCTTCTGACAAATCTGACACCGCTTAACACCGTATGCATTCGCCCCTGAGGAAAAGGATGATGAGCTCCTAAAACTAATTAATTGTTTAGCTTATtcaataaagaaagaaaaattaaagggaaaaatcaacaaaaatagaaagaaaaaagttagCCCTAATTAGGCTAGATGAGAATCTTATTTTGAGCTCATACCACGTAATTTTATATACCATAAAGATTGTATATATCCTTAGCAAATTGAGGTGTCGATTTCATTACTTTTGAGAGCAAAATCACAAACCAGaagaaaattttgagaaagaaTTTTGATTTCTGCTATGATATCATGCAGAAATACTCAAGAGCAATTTAGTAATTTTCGTctgtgtttatttttttacaagaactctgtattttatataagtccattaataaagaattaaaaaaagaaatcataatttatatacAAATTGTCTACTCCCTATTGGTTGTAGCCATAACAAAATCACTTAAGCATATTCTTAGTTTAGAAGCTTCTAAGAAAAGCCACAGGCTTACGGgtatttaactattttatccaGATGGGCCAATTAGCTGTTTGTGCTTGTgctttacataaatgactacactttgggGGTTTAAAATTTGCCATAACTacagtttcaatatttacatggcATAGCTACTGTTTTCCCGCTGTATTCAAAAAATGGCTCGCTATATTCATAAAACGGCTtagctgtattcatgaatacagcgaataaatttttttcaaaaattcttttcactGTATTCAAGTCATATGTATTCAACTCAGTTGTATTCACGTCAATTGTATTCAACTCAGTTGTATTCATTTATAACTACTTTAacattgtattcactttattgtatttgaaaatgagtggtattcaaacaacataaatacaaaaaaaattgtatttagcttgCACAACTGAGTTgagttttcccaaaaaaattaacgaatacactcaaatactgaatacaagaaataaaattcatcgtattcatttgtatacacttcaaaTTTACTGTATTCATTTTGTATACAAAAAGATCTCCTTTGAAATACATGCGATAAAACACTGTATacactatatgtatatactccaatttgaaataaaaataaaaaataaaaagctcgGATACGAGGCGCACGAAAAACGACCGGGCGAAGAACGACgtagatacaaaaaaaaaaaagctctctCTCTAGGAAAACAATAAAGCTCAGatctgttgttgatgatgaggAGGTGGCGACGGCGGCGACAGCGATGAACGACGCCATATCTGAGCATAGCTCCGGCGGactttgaagctttgaagcCATTAATGTAACTTTggagctttctctctctagaaaaataaagagatttAAAGATAGAGAGAGAACAACGACGGTGGTGGAACTCGCCGGAGATCTCCATAGTGGCAGGCGGCGGTGGAGAGAGAGAAAAGCGGATGGAGGAGGCGTGTGAGTCTTTGTCGGAGTACCGCCGGTGGtggtggttgttggagcaaaaaAGAAGACGGCTTGGAGAGAGAGGTGAtggaggagagagaaaatggaggaaaatgggagattgtgagagaatagagagaaaatagttttaaatattaaatacaatataattttactatactagagagaaaataattttaaatattaaatattaaatacaatataattttactATAATTTTATCTTGTGTAATTGACATACAAGATTTAGCTATGAGATGTAATTTAGGCAAaatatagctactaaatataaataaggcTTAATGTTCTCTATACCATGtagatttcccttttttttaggtggattgcccttcaaagctctggtctttaattcttgcctctcaaattgttggtcttcaatttttgtcctTCTCTAAAAAAAATGGCTGAAAATACTCCGAAgctctgggttcgaaccccgcttagtcaaaaaaaaaattcgtaagGCAAGGCTTTCGcgaaacctctgccttaaggcctaatatTTGTCCAAAATTAGACCTATTCGTACAAAACTTaggccttaaggtagaggtttgcctgccttaaggcctaactttcacctgaataggcctaattttgctacgaaactctgtctttttttttttttttttttactgagctggggttcgtaCCTATAACCTCGGTGTATtaggtgaaggacaaaaattaaagaccagcaatttgaggggcataaattaagggaaaaggacacaaatggccAACCGAGTGAAACTATTGACACTCGGTGgccaaagaatttaaaaaaacattttttagccttttcataataatttcatttttcaacTAATTCCAACACATGTATATAAactatatcatttttgtatatgtatggaaaatGTATCTTACGTATAGAAATTGTATCATTGTTATATAGAAGATGTATCACTACTGCATATATATAGAATGCATCACacgtatagaaactgtatcattatcgtatagaatatgtatccctaaagtatatatatagaaaatatatcattattgtataatttgtgtaaaataaatgtataatcaacATATAATTTTATGTGTattaaatgtataattaatgcatacttactaattatacacatattatacaaattttgggatatttcttgaAGGCTGAATGAACGTATACTTATTaattatacaaatattatacatattttgggatattttttaaggctcaatatgattttttttttcttctttttggttgATCTTAGTGGCGGCTAAAGTAGCCACAAATAGTCCTGTTTTCTTGTAGTGAAccttttagtggcgacttttctATCTAAAGTCGCCAGACTAGTCCTGTTCTTTTTTGTAGTGAACCTTTTGAGGTGAcagtctgatttttttttttttttttgtggtgttGGGCTGGGCAGCTAGCGCCTAGGAATAGTATGGGCCGAACAGCCAGCTCGGGTATTAAACCCAAAATTGGGCCtttttgaacttttcttttGGGCAGGTAGCTTCACTGTgtctttttctcaaaaattaaagaccacccccaaataaggacaatcgtgcaaattgcccgcTTATGTTCCGCTAATGAGTGGCCCAAATTCCTTTCCTTGCCTGATCCGGGTTGATTGGCTCATTTGTGCTCTTTAGACAAAGGATTCATCCGAAGTCCTTTTTCTAGTTTCAACCGAAAGCTTCTCCTCTTTCCCTTTCTCTTTGTCCAAAATCCTATCTGCCATCGTTGATGAATGAGATGAGTGACATGAGTGATAATTATTCTCAATTATTATTTTGAACGATAAAACTGTTTGTATAGATTTATATTATGGCAACTAATTCCTGAGAAAACAGAGTTGATGCGGCATgtttgtaacgacccattttaTCCTAAGCCGTAAATATACTTGCACCCAAATTCGAATTCGAATAACCAATTTATCACAAACCAACTCatttaatttaaataataaataaaaattacgtatttattttttgtgtacattcataaaaaaatgtttgattttaaaatacgaAGGTTGTATTCAAAACTGAGCAGTATGTATAGCAAGTGTTTAGTACAACTAACCCAAATTATAACTCCCTCTTTCCATGTTTCACTTGTCACATCCTTTaagaagcaataaataaaatggtaattttactatatcacaCCTAATTATTATAAGTCATCTAATGTTGAAAAATGAATTcgaaataattaaaacattaataataaaggtaaaataggtataaaatggtaaattatctcttgattttttaaagtggacatctatttttaatatagtgcACAAGTAAGagtggacggagggagtaaataatTCTTTAAGTATAATTATCTGGTATCCAAAATAACTAGATTTGAATAGTTTAGATTTGCACCTTCAACCTACTTAAAATGTTTGTGATGGGTAACTAATACTCCCNNNNNNNNNNNNNNNNNNNNNNNNNNNNNNNNNNNNNNNNNNNNNNNNNNNNNNNNNNNNNNNNNNNNNNNNNNNNNNNNNNNNNNNNNNNNNNNNNNNNGACGAGGTATACACTAAAGTTTAATGATAGCAcgtgtaatatatgtataagatactGCCGAAGGTTAAGTCCTCTGTGCCAATATGATTtcctattattttatttcattctgtcttacatactcgaaATATTCGACGAGCCTTTTCGGACGCGTTTCTCCCAGTAGACAAAGGGCGAGTGGGGAAAAGGCCGCAATTTTGGGAGCCCTCCCGGGAGGGCTTTTTGgggacattattttgtgtacagttTTTTGGGGCACACTCGGCCCCTCCCGTATGCTGTTTTTGtggaggctcgtagatacgtaggTGGGGTAGGGTCTCGGGGGCCCCATGGatagcatgtatatatatttttttgaggggcggggtttatgtttatataagtaaatattttttgatgatAGTTCTCATAATTAGGACATATTTAACGGAGCAGTGTCAGGGGGCGGTTCGGAGTTTCCCCGCCCGCAGGGCCCCGTAGCGGGTCGGACAATCTACACGGGTCTAACTTGAGATTGGCGCAACAGATACATTGACTACTTGCAAGATGGGAAGCTCCAGAGCGACCCAAAAGAATCACAATCACTCCTGACCAAAGCTGCTCGGTCCTGCTTAATAGACGGTCAATTGTATCGACGGTCTTTCTTCGGAGCTCTGGCCAAGTGTCTGGGTCCTGGAGAaacagattatgtgatgagagaagtCCACGAGGGTACCTGCGGTAATCACTCCGGTCCGGAAGCCTTGGTTTAAAAAATTATCAGAGCCAGTTATTACTGGAGCCGGATGGAGGATGATGCgaagaattttgtccgaaaatgtgACGGGTGTCAAATGCATGCCCGATGATTCATCAACCCGGGGAGTTGCTGCACCTGGTGATATCACCTCGGCCgttcatgaagtggggaatggacatcgtCGGTCCTCTGCCATGGGTACCAGGTAAGGCTCGCTTCATtctgtttatgactgactacttctcaaaatgggttgaagcgcaggccttcgaaaagattagagaaaaggaggttattgacttcatatgggatcATATTATCTGTCATTTCAGCATCCCGGCTAaaataacttgtgataacggcCCTTAGTTCGTTGGCAGCAAGGTCAATAATTTTctcgaagggttgaagatcaagaagatAGTATCGACTCCGTATCACTCGAGTGCAAACAGACAAGGGGAATCcacgaacaaaacaataattaaaaatctaaggaaaagacttgaaacatcgaAACATAAATGGAGGGAAGTGCTGCCGGAGGTATTATGGGCTTACAGAACTACGTCAAAATCAAGCACGGGAGAAACACCTTTCTCGTTGGTCTACAGGGTCGAAGCTCTGATTCCCGTAAAAGTTGGCGAACCGAGCCTCCAGTTCAAATACGTCACTAGCGGGTCAAACGAGAAGGCTATGGCTGTAAAACTCAACCTGGAGGACGAACTACGCGAAACTGCGTTGGTCCGTTTAGCGGCTCAAAAATAAAGAATGGAGGTACTACAACCGGAAGGCCAATCTTTGACATTTCCGAGTTGGGAACTTGGTACTTCAGAAAGTTActttgaacaccaagaatcccaaTAACAGGAAGTTGGGTCCGAACTGGGAAGGGTCGATAACCGAAGTAACGGGCAAAGGATCGTACCAACTGAAATCTATGGACGGACAACATTTGTGcaataactggaatgtggctcatttgaaaaaaatactattGCTAAGGTATGGATGCCTACCCTTgtgatcatcttttattaaCCTATCCTTTTTTGCAGAAGTAGTACCGAATGAagttaggtctgaaaacacgtgttgcactcttttccttagtacggttttgtcccgaagtgggttttccgacaaggttttttaacgaggcaacaagtacagCGTGTTACTTTATGAAAACAAGGCAAAGTACCCAAAAATGGAGGGTCTGCCCATCGAGTGGGGACTTAATAGTGCTTACCCGATCATGCTGCTCGgataaacactaggggactatcatACCCACATCGAGGCCTATCCCGGAAAGGTAGAATGAGTTCAACTCACCAAAGCAGATGAAGAAACACTATTAAGTGCTATCCCGGAAAGGTCTTCAAAATTTTATGTCTCTTATTCTTGTGTAAACCCGGACCTTCTGTGTTAGgtttcgatgtaaggaccaaacgatcaaaaaCGAATCGTGTCCAGTTAGTATTTGCTATagcaaaaacagaaggaaacagATGAAATCCTCATTTTATGTACGTACAAACACTGGCTATATAAAAGAGCGTTATGAAAGTATACGTCTCGGACACGTCTTTGTATTAAAAACCCTATACCGGGAATTATTATCAAAATTCTGCAAAGGCAGCAAGGTTGAGATGAACCAAGCCCAAAATCTTTTAACACCCTCGAGTGGGGACTGCCGTCTCAAAACTTGACAAAGGCAAGGATTCAGGTATCCGAACCTAATCTATTATACGTAAACGGTCGAAAAAGGTTTAAATGATTTAAAAACCTCGACCCGAAATGCCcaacgtgattcggagacgtctgaattcacgaAGCATAAATAAGCCCCTCGGGCAAATCATTCGATAAAATCCTCGATCAAAAACCTACCCAACGAAATAAAAACCAATACTCAATGAGTTAAGACAGCCGCAATTCGGACAACAGAAGTAGCGAACCTTTGATTATTCCTTACGAGACAAACGATTAAGGCAAATGTCATAACGTACATTCGGATAAGAGAATGAAGAAAACTAAGTCAAAAGGAAAATACGTATTTCATATATAAACTAAATATTTACATTTGGACTTTTCACACaagtcaaaaacaaaaacaaaataaaggctCATACAGGCCCTGATTTACCCGGTATGGTTAGAACCGGAGTTCTTGAAAACCGTTTGCTCGGAATCTTCAGAATCAGTATCGAGAGATTTCTTGGCCCTCTCCTCGATTTCTTTGGCTTCGAGTATTCGGGCCTGGAGGTCCCTTAACCCTTTTTCAACCTGTTCGAGGGTAACCCTCCGGGATTTTCACCACTCATACTTGATCAGAATCGTAGAACGAGCCTCGACAGTCTCCATGTCTTTAAGAGACTCTTCTAGGTCGGCCTCAGTTTTTTTCAATTCAGCCTCTAGTTCGGATCTCTCTTTAAGAAGAGCTATTCGAATTTGATTAGCCGATTCAAACTCAGCCTGAAGCACATCATTGGCCTCTGTAGCCTCCTCGAGCTTGCTCTTGAGCTCGTCACTAATCCGAGCTCGAGTCTTGGCTTTCTGCTCGGCCACCCTCAGCTTCTCCTTGTCATTAGCACAGTCAGATTCAAGTTGGTGATGCCTTTCTGCCATCTCCACAGCATCAGCTTTGACCGAGTCAAGTTCACTCCGAAGTTGGGAAATAGTGGCCTCAAGTTCACCAAGCCTCGTAATAAAATTGGCATTGTCTCGATTAAAACCGGCATTATCCGCCTCAAGGAGCAGGTTCTTTTCAACCATATTGGCCAACTCGGCCTTCAAGCAAAGGTTTTCGGCCTTTGCCGCTTCGAGCTTCGATTGAAGGTTGGGAAGAGCAGCGGCCCAGCTCAGCTGATCTTCTTTCTCCTGCAGGAGGAGTTGGAACGTCTCCGTTTCTCAGCCCTGGGCTTCCAGCTGGCCCTTTAAGTCATCAAACTCGTGTTGGGCACGGACAAAGACCTCATTAACGAGCACAACACTCTGCAGAAGAAGAAGCAAATCGAGTTAAGAAATTGAATAAACGAGAGTTGAAAATCGTACATCAATATTATAGAAAGACGAGCATAAAGTTTACCCGGTTGCCTGCATGCATGCCTTCATTTATAAGGCACTGCCAAGGAACCCCGACCATTTTCCTCTTATCCAAATCCGAAATAAGAGGCCTTAGATAGCTTGCTACTCCCACAGGGCGGGATAAAAAGCTACAATCCTCGGGTATGGTGATCACGGCCGATCTCGTCCTTCTCGGTTCTACACTGGGGGCCAGGAAAATACCTTCAAGGGAGTCCCTCGCACCTATTTCAGTGGACCGGCTAGCCGCCTTAGTGGCTTGAGGAATAGGAAGGTGTCCGAACCCAGCTGCTTCC contains these protein-coding regions:
- the LOC132066431 gene encoding uncharacterized protein LOC132066431, which gives rise to MVEKNLLLEADNAGFNRDNANFITRLGELEATISQLRSELDSVKADAVEMAERHHQLESDCANDKEKLRVAEQKAKTRARISDELKSKLEEATEANDVLQAEFESANQIRIALLKERSELEAELKKTEADLEESLKDMETVEARSTILIKYEW